GTGACGCAGCATGATCCACATGATCGTCCCCCACACGGCAGACGCCCCCGCCCCCGCCCGCACGGTCCGCAAGGCGGTCGTCCCGGCCGCCGGCCTCGGCACCCGGTTCCTGCCGGCGACCAAGGCGACACCGAAGGAGATGCTGCCGGTCGTCGACAAGCCGGCCATCCAGTACGTCGTCGAAGAGGCCGCCGCGGCCGGACTCGACGACGTACTGATGGTCACCGGCCGCCACAAGCGGGCCATCGAGGACCACTTCGACAACGCCTTCGAACTGGAGCAGGCCCTCGCGGCCAAGGGCGACGCGGTGCGCCTCGACGCCGTACGCGACCCGGCCCGCCTGGCCAACATCCACCACATCCGCCAGGGCGAGCCCCTCGGCCTCGGCCACGCGGTGCTCTGCGCCCGTCGCCACGTCGGCGACCAGCCCTTCGCCGTCCTCCTCGGCGACGACCTGATCGACCCGCGCGAGAGCCTGCTCAGCACGATGCTCGACGTCCGCGACCGGTACGCCGGCAGCGTGGTCGCCCTCATGGAGGTACCGCGCGAGCAGATCCACCTCTACGGCTGCGCGGCGGTGGAGCCGACCGAGGACAAGGGCGTGGTGCGCGTGACCGGCCTCGTGGAGAAGCCCTCCCCCGAGACGGCTCCCAGCGCCTACGCGGTGATCGGACGCTACGTCCTGGACCCCGCGGTCTTCGACGTCCTGGACCGGACACCGCCGGGCCGCGGCGGCGAGATCCAGCTCACCGACGCCCTCCAGGACCTCGCGGCCGGCGGCACGGTCCACGGAGTCGTCTTCGACGGCCTGCGCTACGACACCGGCGACAAGGCGGACTACCTGCGCACGGTGGTCCGCCTGGCCTGCGAACGCGACGACCTCGGCCCCGAGTTCATCGGCTGGCTGAAGGAGTTCGTGGCGGGGCTGAAGGGCGGCGAGAGTGCCGGGTGGCAACGGCCGGCGGCCTGAGCCCCGGACACCGGCCGACTGCCGACCGCCGACCGCCGACCGCCGACACGGATGTCACGCGCGACGGGACGCGCGCGCCCGGCATCCGCCCCGAAGGACAGCTGGGGCGCTCGGCGGGGGCGTCCACCCCTCGGTCGGCTCAGCAACTCAGCCACGGATCCGCCGAGCCCCGTCCGCGTCGGCTCAGCCGTTAGGCCGCAGGGTCCACACCACGGTCATCTCGCCTGTGACCGCCCCGTCCTCGCGGCGGATCTCGATCGTGACCGGGAACTCGGGGCGCTCCCCGGCGTCCAGCTGGGCCACGACCTCGGTGGCCGGGCGGCCCAGGGTCGCGATGGCGGTGACCGGACCCGTCGCGAGCTTGCGGTAGGCGATCTCCGCCTTGACGGCGAGCGGGACCGCGCGGGAGAGCTGGTCACCGAACGCGGCCAGGACGATCGCACCACTGGCCGACTCGCCGAGCGTGAACATCGCCCCGGCGTGCGGTCCGCCCACGTGGTTGTGGAACTCGCCCTGGTCGGGCAGGGCGACCACGGCCCTCTCCGGACTCGTCTCCACGAACTCGAGGTTCAGGGTCCGGGCCATCGGCACGGTGGCGGCGAGCATCTCGCCGATGGACATCTGGTCTGCGCTCATGGACCCGATGTTACCCACGAGTAGTAGGCGCTGACCAGGCCCGGCGCAGGTGATCGCCGTCTCGTCACCGCCGTTCGCCCCGGCACACCGGGCGGCCGTCGACCGCCTCCTCGTCGACCCGGTACTCGGGGACCGCCGGTCCTCACCGACACGCGAGATGGCCTGCAATTGGTTTGGCAGGGCAGGCGTCCGGCGGCGATAGTCGGCCGGTGACCCCCTCCGTCGATTCCTCCCGCCGTACCCGCGGACCCGCCTGGGCGAACCGCAACTACAGCCTGCTGACCGCGGCCGCTTTCGTGACGAACCTCGGGAGCAACGGTGCCCTGATCGCCGCCGCCTTCGCGGTGCTGGAGTCGGGCGGCGACAGCGGCGACGTGGGCCTGGTGGCCGCCGCGCGCACGCTCCCGCTGGTGGTGTTCCTGCTGATCGGCGGCGCGGTGGCGGACCGGCTGCCCCGGCACCGCGTGATGGTCGCGGCCAACGCCCTCAACTGCCTTTCCCAGGGCGCGTTCGCCCTCCTGGTCCTGACCGGCGAACCCCGGCTGTGGCAGATGATGGTGCTGACCGCGCTCGGCGGCACCGGCCACGCGTTCTTCAGCCCGGCGGCCGAGGGCATGCTGCTGTCCTCGGTGAGCGGCGAACAGGCCGGCCGGGCCTTCGCGGTGTTCCGGATGGCGATGCAGGGCGCGGCGCTGGGCGGTGCCGCGCTCGGCGGTGCGATGGTCGCCGCGGTCGGCCCCGGCTGGGTGCTCGCGGCGGACGCGGTGGCGTTCGCCGTCGCCGGTTCGCTGCGCTGCTTCCTCGACGTCGGCCACATCCCGGCGCGCGAAGCGGGTGCCGGCATCCTCGCCGACCTCCGCGAGGGCTGGCGGGAGGTCGCGGGGCGGCCCTGGCTGTGGGGGATCGTGGTCCAGTTCTCCGTGGCCAACGCGGTCCTGGGCGCCGCCGACGCGGTCTACGGCCCGCTCGTCGCCCGCGACGACCTGGGCGGGGCGGGCCCCTGGGGCGTGGCCCTCGCCTTCTTCGGCGCGGGCACGGTCGTCGGCGCCCTCCTCATGACCCGCTGGAAACCGCGCCGGCTGCTGTTCGTGGGCATCGTGTGCGTGTTCCCGATGGCCCTGCCGTCCGCCGCACTCGCCGTACCGGTGTCGGTGCCCCTGCTGTGTACGGCGATGTTCCTGGCCGGCGCGACCGTCGAGGTGTTCGGGGTCTCCTGGATGACCGCCCTGCACCAGGAGATACCGGAGGACAAGCTCTCCCGTGTCTCGGCCTACGACTGGTTCGGCTCGGTCGCCCTCATGCCGCTCGCGGCGGCGCTGGCGGGCCCCGCGGAGTCGACGTTCGGACGCGCGGCGGCCCTGTGGGGCTGCTCGGGCCTGATCGTCGTGGTCACGGCGACCGTCCTGTGCGTACCGGACGTCCGCAACCTGCGCCGCAGGACCAAGCAGGTCACCCAGGGCGCGGCGAACGGTTCAGCCGATACCGAACGCCCCGTCGGGGGGTTCGGGTGACGCCACCGCGTCCGCGTCCCGCACCGGGCGGGCCCCGCCGATGAACTGCCGCAGTCCGGCCCCGTGTTCCACCCGCGCGGGAAAGGCGTCGGCCGCGGTACGCCGTGCCAGGGCCGCCGTGTCGAGGGGCAGGTGCGCGGCGACGAGGACCGCGTTCCCGAACCGCCGTCCCCGCAGCACACCGGGTTCGGCGATCAGCACGAGCTCCTCGAACACCTCCGCGAAATTGGCGAGCTGGGAACGGAGAAACGCGAAGGGCGCGGCGTCGGCGAGGTTCGCGAGATAGACGCCGCCGCTCCGGAGCACCCGCGCTGCCTCCCGCGCGTATTCCTCGGACGTCAGATGTGCCGGAACCCGTGACCCCCCGAAGACGTCGGCGACCAGCACGTCGGCGGAGCCCGCCGGGGCGTTTTCCAGCCACACCCGCGCGTCGGCCGCGTGCAGCGCGATCCCCGCCCCGTCCGGAAGCGGCAGATGCTCGACGACCATGTCCAGCAGAGCCCGGTCGGCCTCGACGACGTCCTGCCGGGAACCGGGCCGAGTGGCGGTGAGATACCGGGGCAGTGTCAACGCGCCCCCACCGAGGTGCACCACGTCCAGCGCCCGCCCCGCCTCCCCGACGGTGTCCAGGACATGCCCGAGCCGCAGCGCGTACTCGAACTCCAGATGCGTGGGTTCGTCCAGATCGACGTACGACTGCGGAGCCCCGTCCACGGTCAGCAACCAGGCCCGCTCCCGATCGACGTCGGGCATCAACTTGGCGAACCCGTGGTCGACGGCGCGGGCGACGGGGATGGACTCGGTCATCCCGCAATTGTGCCTGCGCCGCACTGCCCGTCGGGGCGCGGGGAACCGCGCGGCCGGCCACAACCGGCCCGCAGTCCCCCGCCGAACATCAGCCACCCCTACGAAACGGCTGTCACAGTCCCCGCACCCACGGTCCGCCCGCCCTCACGGATGGCGAACCCGAGCCCCGCCTCGAGCGGAACGTCCCGGCCCAACTCCACGGTCATGACGACCCTCTCGCCAGGCCGTGCGACGGCGACCTCACCGAGGTCCACGTCCCCCACGACATCCGCCGTACGGATGTAGAACTGCGGCCGGTACCCGGTCGAGACGGGCGTCGTACGCCCGCCCTCCCGCGCCGACAGCACATACACCTGCGCGGTGAAGCGACGGCTCGGCACCACACTGCCGGGCGCGGCGACCACATGCCCCCGCCGCACCGCGTCCCGTACGACACCCCGCAGCAGCAACGCCACGTTGTCCCCGGCCTGCGCCTCCGTCATGGGCTTGCCGAAGGTCTCCAGGCCGGTGACGACGCTCTCCAGCCCGGCCCCGAGCACCTCGACCCGGTCCCCCACCCGCACGGTGCCCCGCTCGATCGCACCGGTCACCACGGTCCCCCGGCCGGTGATGGTCAGCACGTTCTCGACGGGCAGCAGGAAGGGCGCGTCCACGTACCGCTCCGGCATCGGGACGTAGGTGTCCACCGCGTCGAGCAGCGCCTCGATCGACGCCGTCCACCGCGGGTCCCCCTCCAGCGCCTTCAGCCCCGAGACCCGTACGACGGGCACCGCGTCGCCGCCGTAGCCGTGCGCGGTGAGCAGCTCGCGGACCTCCAGCTCGACGAGCTCGACCAGGTCCTCGTCGGCCGCGTCCGCCTTGTTGAGAGCGACCACGATGTGGTCCACGCCCACCTGCCGGGCGAGGAGCACGTGCTCCGCGGTCTGCGGCATGATCCCGTCGAGTGCGGACACGACGAGGATCGCCCCGTCGAGCTGCGCGGCCCCGGTGACCATGTTCTTGACGTAGTCGGCGTGGCCGGGCATGTCCACGTGCGCGTAGTGCCGGGTGTCGGTCTCGTACTCGACGTGCGCGATGTTGATGGTGATCCCGCGCGCGGCCTCCTCCGGGGCGCGGTCGATGCGGTCGAACGGCACGAACGTGCCGCTGCCGCGCTCGGCGAGGACCTTGGTGATGGCGGCGGTCAGGGTGGTCTTGCCGTGGTCGACGTGTCCCATCGTGCCGATGTTCAGATGCGGCTTGGTGCGGACGTATGCGGTCTTGGACATGGCTGTACCTCGAAGCCTCTTCGTGTTTATGGAAGAACGGGGACCCCGAGGAACCTGCCGACCCTCCCCCTGCGGGGTCCGCCGGTCGATCCGGGGAGAGTCAGCTTCGGGCGCCGTCTGCGGCGGCCAGGAGAACGGGAACGGCAGCCTTCGGCGCATCCGCGACTGCGGATGCTGCGAGAGCGAAGGCGTACCGGAACATGACGCAGATCATGTCCGACGCGTCGTCCCACGTCGAACGGTTTTTGTCGCCGCATGTCCGCACAATCGTCCGCACCCATACGGCGATCACACATCCGAGTCGGTTACGGTCACTGGATGCTCGATGCCACCACCCGCTCTGGGGGCACCGCCACGGTCTCTCCCCGGACCACTGCCACTGAGCTCACCCTCACGGTTGCCGCCGTCCCCGCTCCGGTGGGCCTCACCGCACGCTGCACCAGAGTGCTGCTGTCACCGTGGTCCCGGCTGTCCCTGCTCGTCGCACTGCTCGCGGGCGCCGCCTCCACGGTCCTGCTCTTCGAGCCCCAGCGACTGCTCTCGGACGGCTGGCCGCCCCAGCTCGGCGGGGTCGCGGCGGCCGTCGTGTTCGGCGTCGCGTACGGCCTGTGCACGGTGGCGTTCGTGCCGCGGCCGCTGCTCAATCTCGCGGCGGGCGCGCTCTTCGGCTCCCAGCTGGGGCTCGCCTCGGCGCTCGCCGGCACGGTACTCGGGGCCGGTATCGCCTTCGGTCTGGGCCGGATGCTCGGGCAGGACGCGCTGCGGCCGCTGCTGCGGGGACGGTGGCTGAAGGCCGCGGACGGGCAGCTGAGCCGGCACGGGTTCCGGTCGATGCTCGCGGCTCGGCTGTTTCCCGGGATTCCGTTCTGGGCGGCCAACTACTGCGCGGCCGTGTCCCGTATGAGGGTCGTGCCGTTCCTCGTCGCGACGGCGCTCGGGTCGATTCCGAACACCGCCGCGTATGTGGTCGCCGGGGCGCGGGCTTCCGCGCCGACGTCGCCCGCTTTCCTGATCGCCATGGCTGCGATCGCCCTGCCGGGACTGGCGGGGATCGTGGTGGCCTGGCGCAAGCGGCACGCGCTGCGCGGCTGAGCCGCACATCGGCACCGTCCGGCGCCCCGTGGGGAGTTGCGGCCGGACCCCTTCCAGTACCGGCCGCTCGGACCGTCCTCGAACTGCGACGACCGGCGGGGCCGACAGCGGCACAACGGCACGGGAACGCTAGGCTGCCCTCGCACCCCGATCACCGCGCCCGGTGATGTGGCACGCCCGACGCCCCTCACACCACCAGCATTTGGACGCCGTAACTTCATGTCTTGGTTCGAATCACTCATCCTCGGGCTCGTTCAGGGGCTGACCGAGTTCCTTCCCGTCTCCTCCAGCGCGCATCTGCGCCTGACCGCGGCCTTCTCGGGCTGGAAGGACCCAGGGGCGGCGTTCACCGCCATCACCCAGATCGGCACCGAGGCCGCCGTGCTGATCTACTTCCGCAAGGACATCGGGCGGATCATCTCGACCTGGAGCCGTTCCCTCGTCAAGAAGGAACTGCGCCGCGACCACGACGCCCAGATGGGCTGGCTGGTGATCGTCGGCTCCATCCCGATCGGCGTACTGGGCCTGTTGTTCAAGGACCAGATCGAGGGGCCGTTCCGCGATCTGCGCATCACCGCCACCATGCTGATCGTCGTCGGCATCGTCATCGGCGTCGCCGACCGGCTGGCGGCACGCGACGAGACCGGCGGCAAGCACCGCGCACCCAAGCAGCGCAAGGAACTCGACGACCTCGGCATCAAGGACGGCCTGATCTTCGGCATCTGCCAGTCCATGGCCCTCGTCCCCGGCGTCTCCCGCTCCGGCGCCACCATCAGCGGCGGCCTCTTCATGGGCTACAGGCGTGAGTCCGCGGCCCGTTACTCCTTCCTGCTCGCCATCCCGGCCGTACTCGCTTCCGGTCTCTTCGAGTTGAAGGACGCCATGGAGAGCGACCACGTCTCCTGGGGCCCCACGATCTTCGCCACGGTGATCGCCTTCGTGACCGGATACGCCGTGATCGCGTGGTTCATGAAGTTCATCTCGACCAAGAGCTTCATGCCCTTCGTCTGGTACCGCATCGCCCTCGGCATCGTCATCATCGTCCTGGTCGGCATGGGCGCCCTGAGCCCCCACGCGGCGGAGTCTGCGGGCTGACGCCCGCGTGGCCCTCACCCAGCAACTCGCGCGGGTCGCACCGGAATACCTGATCCGCTGCCGCGCCTCGGCCCTGGACTCGCCGGACGCGTCCCCGAACTGGTCTCCCCCGGCCGGGAATTGTCTGGACACGGGCTGGGCGACATGGGGTCTCCTGCGGCACTGCCGCCGGTCGGGAGCCGACCCGGGCACGGTGACCCTGCTCGACCGCGCGATCTCGGGGGACCCGGGCGGCGACGTCGGGTTCCTCGACCACGACGAGGTGTACGACGGTTTCGCGGACCCGCCACGGCTGCTCGCGCCCGTCGCCGTCGCCGACATCGCGCACGGCCTCGACGCCATCGACCTGAACACCCTGCTGGCGGACCTACCGCACTCCCCCGCCGCGGCGGCGGCCGTCTGCGGTTTCGGCCCGGGCTTCGACGGTGACGTACGCATTCACCTGGTCGAACGCTTCTACGCCCTGCGGGAGTTCTACCGTGGGGCCGCACGGCGAGGTCAGTGCGTCGTCGCCTGGATCGACTGATCGCGGCACACCGTCACAGGGCGCCCGCCCCGAAATCCGTGACCAATCACATACGTTGTGCGTAGCCGTCCGGTAGCGCACTGTCAGTTCTTGCGCCTAGGCTTGTCCGCATGTCCCCCGATTCCGTGACCTCTGGTTCCGTGCGGTCCGCTGCCCAGGTGAACGAGCAGATCCGGGCGCTCTGGATGCGCGCCGGCGGCACCCTCTCGTCCCAGGAACGCGTGGAGTACGAGCTGTTGGTCGTCGAGTGGGCGGCCGCGATCCGCGGTGCCGTCGTCGAAGCCGCCTGAGACGGCCCGGCATCAGGCACAGCGACCGGCGCAGTTGCCGGCATCGGCATCGGCGCCCGGTGATGATCCACCCGGCCGGTCCTCTTCGCTCACGTAGGCCGAAACGCCTTCTACAGCCCCGCAGTTCTCACCGATAGCCTGCTCGGACCCGCAGTCGAGTCTCCCCGATCTCGAAGTGAGGTCCTGCCATGAGAGCGATCGTCGTGGGTGCGGGCATCGGGGGACTCACCGCGACGCTCAGTCTGCGCCGGGCCGGCCATGAGGTGACGCTCCTCGAGCAGTCGCGGCAGCTCACCGAGATCGGCGCCGGGATCCAGCTCGCCCCCAACGCCACCCGCGTACTGGGCCGGCTGGGACTGCTCGACGCCGTCGCGGAACACGCCACCCGCCCGGCGCACGTCAGCTTCCGCACATGGTCCGACGGATCCGAGATCTGCCGCTACGTGATCGGCCGCGAGGCCGAGGAGCAGTTCGGGGCACCGTACCTCCAGGTCCACCGGGCCGATCTCCAGCAGGCACTGGTCGCCGCGGTACCGCCCCGGTCGCTGCGTCTGAACACCACCGTGGTGGGCATCGACCAGGACGACACGTCGGCCCATGTGACCACGGCGAGCGGCGAACAGCTGGATGCCGACCTGGTCGTGGCCGCGGACGGTATACGGTCCGCCGCACGCCAGTGGCTCTTCGGCGCGGACGAGGCCGTGTTCTCGCACACCGCCGCCTACCGCGCCCTGCTCCCCGCCGCCGAGGTGGCCGACCTGGACCTTCCGGGGTACGCCGGCTGGCTCGGCCCCGGCCGGCACATCGTCCACTACTGGCTGCGCCGCGGTGAACTCCTCAACGTCGTCGCCGTGTTCGTGACGGACCGGGCGGCACAGGAGTCATGGACCGCGCGGGCGGCGCCGGGCGAGCAACTGCGCGCGTTCGCAGGCTGGGACCCCCGACTGCTGACGGTTCTCGAACGCGCGGGCCAGGTCTTCCGCTACGGCATCCACACCCGTGCCCCGCTCACCCGCTGGAACGTCGGCCGGATCACCCTGCTCGGCGACAGCGCCCACGCGATGGTGCCGTTCCAGGCCCAGGGCGCGGCCCAGGCCGTCATGGACGCGGCCGTGCTCGGCGACTGCCTCACGGAAACGGAACCGGGGGAGGTGCCCGACGCCCTCGACCGGTACGTCCGCAGGCGGGCCCCCGCCGCCACGACCGTGCAGGCCGGCTCCGCGCGGGCGGGCCAGGACTACCACCTGCCGGACGGCCCCGAGGCCGAGGCACGCAACGCCCGTCTGGTAGCCCTCGCGGCCGAGAACAGGTTCGGCCCGCACTCGGCCGCGTGGCCGGTGGACGTCCTGACAGACGGGTGACGTACCGCGCACCGCCGGACCGGACCCCCAACGGCCCTCGGCCCCGCCCGGCCCCCGCCGGCCGGAAACCTCCCCGCCCGCCGAATGTCACCGCACGCCCCTTGGCGCGGCCCGTCCCATGCCCAACACTGAGCCGATGACGCAGCGTGTGGAGCTCGCGACCGTGATGGACCGGCTGGCCGTGGACGCACTCGTCACCGACTACGCCGTCGCCGTGGACGACGGCGACTGGGAGGCGTACCGGAAGCTGTTCACCTCCGACGGACGGGCCGACTACCGCTCGGCGGGCGGCGTCGACGGCGACGCGCACACCGTCGCCGGCTGGCTCGCGGAGAGCCTGCAGCTGTTCTCGATGCGGCAGCACCTGATCGTCAACCGGCGCATCCGGCTCGGGACCCTGGAGCAGGACACCGGCGACACGGCCCGTGTCCAGGCCGACTACATCAACCCGATGCGCATCGGCGACGGCGGCGACGGCACCGCCCCCGACTTCGTCTGCGGCGGCCGCTACGCCTTCACTCTGCTGCGCACGGACGCCGGCTGGCGGCTGCGCGAGGTCGTCGTACAGGAGAAGTGGCGGCGTCTGCCCGACCCCGTCCCGGCACCTGTGATCAACTGAGCCGACATCCTCAAGGTGGTCAACCACACGCACGCTGGTGACACTCACGGGGTAGGAGGCGTCGTATGAACACGTTCGGCCACTGGCTCGCCTCCCCGTGGCGGCGCTCGACCGTCGCCGCACTGGCAGGCGCCCTCCCTCTGCTCGCGTTCCCCGCGCCCTCCCTGTGGTGGTTCGCCCCTGTCGCCCTCGTCCCGTGGATCGCGCTGATCCGCTCGGCGCCCACGGCGAAACGGGCGGCCTACGACGGCTGGGCCGGCGGGTTCGGATTCATGGTGGGGATGCACCACTGGCTGCTGCCGAGCCTGAGCGTGTTCATCTTCGTCATCGGCGCCCTGCTCGGCGCGCTGTGGGCCCCCTGGGGCGCGCTGGTACGGCACTTCCTGGCCGGAACGCCCTCGCGCGGCCGGATCACGGCGGCGCTGGCCGTGCTGCCGTCGGGGTGGCTCGGCATCGAACTCGTCCGCTCCTGGCAAGGGCTCGGCGGCCCCTGGGGCGTGCTCGGCTCCAGCCAGTGGGAGGTCGAACCGGCACTGCGGCTGGCCTCGGTCGGCGGGGTGTGGCTGATCAGCTTCGTCCTGGTGGCCGTCAATGTCGCGCTCGCCGTGTTGGTGACGGTCCGTGAATCCCGGGTCCCCGCGCTGGCGGGCCTGGTCGCCACAGCCGCCGTCACCTCGGCGGCCTGGATGTGGTCGCCGCGCCCCGACACCAGGGGCACGACACGGATCGCAGTCGTCCAGCCCGGCGTCATCGACGGCCCCGACAAGCGCTTCGCGCGCGAGGAACAGCTGACCCGTGACCTCGCCGGGCAGGACGTCGACCTGATCGTCTGGGGCGAGAGCAGTGTCGGCTTCGACCTCCACGACCGGCCCGACCTGGCGAAGCGGATCGCCGCGCTCTCCGAGGAGACCGGCGCCGACATCCTCGTCAACGTGGACGCCCGCCGCTCCGACAAGCCCGGAATCTACAAGAGTTCGGTGCTCGTCGGGCCCGGCGGGCTCACCGGCGACCGCTACGACAAGATGCGTCTGGTCCCCTTCGGCGAGTACATCCCGGCCCGCTCGCTGCTCGGCTGGGTCACCTCGGTCGGCAAGGCGGCCGGCGAGAACCGCAGGCACGGTTCCGAGCAGGTCGTGATGGACGTCGGCCACGGGCTGAAGGTCGGCCCGATGGTGTGCTTCGAGTCGGCGTTCCCCGACATGAGCCGCCATCTCACCGAGGACGGCGCCCAGTTGCTGATCGCCCAGTCGGCGACCTCGTCGTTCCAGCAGAGCTGGGCCCCCGAGCAGCATGCCTCGCTCGCCGCACTGCGCGCCGCCGAGACGGGCCGCCCGATGGTGCACGCGACCCTGACCGGCGTCTCCGCCGTCTACGACGCGAGCGGGCAGCGCGTCGGCCGCTGGGTCGGCACCGACTCCAGCACCGCGCGCGTGTACGACGTACCGCTGGCGACCGGGACGACCTTGTACGTCCGCTTCGGTGACTGGCCGCTGCATGCGGCCCTGCTGATCCTGGTGGCGTGGTGTGCCGTGGACGGCCGGCGCGTGCTGCGGCTCAGGCGGGCCGCTCCTGAACCGCTCGCACCACCCGTTCGCACAGCTCATGGGTCGCCAGCGCGTCCCGGGCGCTGAGCACCTTTCCCGCGCGCACGGCGTCGAGGAAGGTGAGCACCGCCTGCTCGATGCCGCGCTGCCGGGCCACCGGCACCCAGTCGCCACGCCGCCGCACGGTCGGCTGGCCCTTGTGGTCGATCACCTCGGCGAGGTTGAGCACCTGCCGCTTGGTGTCCTGCCCGGACACCTCGAGGACCTCCTCGGCCGAGCCGCTGAGCCGGTTCATCACGCCCAGCGCGGTGAAGCCGTCCCCGGCGAGCTGGAGCACGACATGGTGCAGCAGCCCCTCCTCGACGCGGGCCCGCACGGTCACGTCGTCGACCGGACCGGGCACCAGGAACCGCAGGGTGTCGACGACGTGGATGAAGTCGTCGAGGATCATCACGCGCGGCTCCTCAGGGAGCCCGATCCGGTTCTTCTGCATGAGGATCAGCTCGCGCGGGTGCTCGGCGCACTGCGCGTACCCGGGTGCGAAACGACGGTTGAACCCGACGGCGAGCGAGACGTTCCGCTCCTCGGCGAGCGCCACCAGCCGTGCGGAGTCGGCGAGTTCGTAGGCGAGCGGCTTGTCGACGTAAGTCGGTACGCCCGCGTCCAGCAGCCGCTCGACGATGTCGGGGTGCACGTTCGTCGGCGCGTGCACGAAGGCGGCGTCGAGATCCTGGGCGAGCAGCGAGTCGAGATCCTGGTGCCGTTGTCCCGCGGGAAGGTGCAGGCCGTCGGCGACCCGGGTCAGCGTCGCCGGTGTCCGCGTCTGCACGTGCAGTTCGGTGCCGGGGCGACCACCGAGTACCGGCAGATAGGCCTTCTGCGCGATGTCACCGAGTCCGATGCAGCCGACCTTCACGTGGACTCCTCCAGGTTGTCTGCCGGGGCCTTGCCGGAAGCATACGGCCGCTGCGGTGGCCGCGAGCAGGGTCGCCGGGGCGCACGACCGTGGGCCGCGCCGGAAACCGATGGTGGCCGGGCGCGAACCGGGAAAGGATGCGCTCATGACCACGCAACGCACCGAACCCGCGACCACCGCCGACGAACGCAGCATGCTGGAGGGCTGGCTGGACTATCACCGGGAGACCCTCGCCCTGAAGTGCGAGGGCCTGACCGACGCCCAACTCAGGACCACCGCGGTGGAGCCGTCCACGCTCTCCCTGATGGGTCTGGTGCGGCACATGGCGGAGGTGGAGCGCAGCTGGTTCCGCCGGGTCCTGACGGACGAGGACGCGGGACCGATCTACTACAGCGAGGCCGACCCGGACGGCGAGTTCCGTCTCACGGAGGCCGACACCTGGCAGGAGGCGTACGGCACCTGGCAGGCCGAGATCGAGCAGAGCCGGCACAACGCCGCCCTCTTCGCCGTGGACGACCTCACCGTGGGCAAGCACCGCAGGACCGGTGAGCGGTTCAACCTGCGCTGGCTCTACACCCACATGATCGAGGAGTACGCCCGCCACAACGGCCACGCCGACCTGATCCGCGAGCGCATCGACGGCGCCACGGGCGACTAGACGTCTTTCGGAAGTCTCGCCTGCCCGGCGACGCCTGGCACGCACTCCCCCAGAGGGCGCCCGGCGGTGTGTCAGGCTCGCCCCGGACTCCGCCGGGCCCGCCCCGGCCGTCAGCACCGGAAGGCACGAGCACGTCGTACGGGGACGGAGATCACCCGTGCGGGGCAACCTCCGCTTGTCCGCTGTCGCCGAGGTCGCCCCAAGCAGCAGAGTGGCGCGGGTGCATCGAACCACGACTACCGCAACGCTCCTGGTCACCGTGGCTGTCTCGGCCCTGACCGGCTGTGTGACGATCCAGCGGCCACCGGTGTCAGGACCGCCACCGACCACGGCACCTTCCCACCTGCCGGGGGCCGGGGACAC
This is a stretch of genomic DNA from Streptomyces sp. NBC_00285. It encodes these proteins:
- the tuf gene encoding elongation factor Tu, translating into MSKTAYVRTKPHLNIGTMGHVDHGKTTLTAAITKVLAERGSGTFVPFDRIDRAPEEAARGITINIAHVEYETDTRHYAHVDMPGHADYVKNMVTGAAQLDGAILVVSALDGIMPQTAEHVLLARQVGVDHIVVALNKADAADEDLVELVELEVRELLTAHGYGGDAVPVVRVSGLKALEGDPRWTASIEALLDAVDTYVPMPERYVDAPFLLPVENVLTITGRGTVVTGAIERGTVRVGDRVEVLGAGLESVVTGLETFGKPMTEAQAGDNVALLLRGVVRDAVRRGHVVAAPGSVVPSRRFTAQVYVLSAREGGRTTPVSTGYRPQFYIRTADVVGDVDLGEVAVARPGERVVMTVELGRDVPLEAGLGFAIREGGRTVGAGTVTAVS
- a CDS encoding DUF4442 domain-containing protein; the protein is MSIGEMLAATVPMARTLNLEFVETSPERAVVALPDQGEFHNHVGGPHAGAMFTLGESASGAIVLAAFGDQLSRAVPLAVKAEIAYRKLATGPVTAIATLGRPATEVVAQLDAGERPEFPVTIEIRREDGAVTGEMTVVWTLRPNG
- the galU gene encoding UTP--glucose-1-phosphate uridylyltransferase GalU, with amino-acid sequence MIVPHTADAPAPARTVRKAVVPAAGLGTRFLPATKATPKEMLPVVDKPAIQYVVEEAAAAGLDDVLMVTGRHKRAIEDHFDNAFELEQALAAKGDAVRLDAVRDPARLANIHHIRQGEPLGLGHAVLCARRHVGDQPFAVLLGDDLIDPRESLLSTMLDVRDRYAGSVVALMEVPREQIHLYGCAAVEPTEDKGVVRVTGLVEKPSPETAPSAYAVIGRYVLDPAVFDVLDRTPPGRGGEIQLTDALQDLAAGGTVHGVVFDGLRYDTGDKADYLRTVVRLACERDDLGPEFIGWLKEFVAGLKGGESAGWQRPAA
- a CDS encoding MFS transporter, whose amino-acid sequence is MTPSVDSSRRTRGPAWANRNYSLLTAAAFVTNLGSNGALIAAAFAVLESGGDSGDVGLVAAARTLPLVVFLLIGGAVADRLPRHRVMVAANALNCLSQGAFALLVLTGEPRLWQMMVLTALGGTGHAFFSPAAEGMLLSSVSGEQAGRAFAVFRMAMQGAALGGAALGGAMVAAVGPGWVLAADAVAFAVAGSLRCFLDVGHIPAREAGAGILADLREGWREVAGRPWLWGIVVQFSVANAVLGAADAVYGPLVARDDLGGAGPWGVALAFFGAGTVVGALLMTRWKPRRLLFVGIVCVFPMALPSAALAVPVSVPLLCTAMFLAGATVEVFGVSWMTALHQEIPEDKLSRVSAYDWFGSVALMPLAAALAGPAESTFGRAAALWGCSGLIVVVTATVLCVPDVRNLRRRTKQVTQGAANGSADTERPVGGFG
- a CDS encoding TVP38/TMEM64 family protein; protein product: MLDATTRSGGTATVSPRTTATELTLTVAAVPAPVGLTARCTRVLLSPWSRLSLLVALLAGAASTVLLFEPQRLLSDGWPPQLGGVAAAVVFGVAYGLCTVAFVPRPLLNLAAGALFGSQLGLASALAGTVLGAGIAFGLGRMLGQDALRPLLRGRWLKAADGQLSRHGFRSMLAARLFPGIPFWAANYCAAVSRMRVVPFLVATALGSIPNTAAYVVAGARASAPTSPAFLIAMAAIALPGLAGIVVAWRKRHALRG
- a CDS encoding spermidine synthase, with product MTESIPVARAVDHGFAKLMPDVDRERAWLLTVDGAPQSYVDLDEPTHLEFEYALRLGHVLDTVGEAGRALDVVHLGGGALTLPRYLTATRPGSRQDVVEADRALLDMVVEHLPLPDGAGIALHAADARVWLENAPAGSADVLVADVFGGSRVPAHLTSEEYAREAARVLRSGGVYLANLADAAPFAFLRSQLANFAEVFEELVLIAEPGVLRGRRFGNAVLVAAHLPLDTAALARRTAADAFPARVEHGAGLRQFIGGARPVRDADAVASPEPPDGAFGIG